In Eucalyptus grandis isolate ANBG69807.140 chromosome 4, ASM1654582v1, whole genome shotgun sequence, the following proteins share a genomic window:
- the LOC104441135 gene encoding cysteine-rich receptor-like protein kinase 25 — translation MRMIRFLLPFMLSFFTIKAAEFTLTLNSLNGHYCLNSSTFTPNSTYHANLNRVLDDLVRDAGANPDNGFNFTSSKASSSNAVYGSFMCRGDVSKKECANCVRNARIRITQLCRMTKVSFLWYDQCMLRYSDMNFTRKVELEPRLFGYNEENIDQPDEFMKVLNVTTDHAAREAARHPPRMYGHGHAKFSQEKTLYTFAQCVPYLSNNDCSECLRNATSSLLSLQEGKIGGRVLLPSCFVRFEIYPFYWSSSKGKVHFKWKIYAAVLAAATGVALLFYMIVWHILRGRKRIPRRESKSGIKEDQIVRRQISGLHSLQFDLQTIEAATDNFSNNNKLGEGGFGPVYKGTLPNGQEIAAKRLSRSSGQGVEEFKTEVELVAKLQHRNLVRLLGFSMERDETILVYEYVPNGSLDRLLFDPELSGQLDWSTRYKVMVGVARGLLYLHEDSRLRIIHRDLKASNILLDADMNPKISDFGLARIFGNDQTQASTNRIVGTYGYMSPEYLMFGHFSVKSDVFSYGVLMLEIITGKKNSQFSALYCDEGLLGYVWKHWSNRTSSEIADPVLSNAYSVNEVIRCMHIGLLCVQDDTEDRPTMDSVVLMLNSESINIPVPQRPTFFFSSKKNKPAPSVPNSDLSTSKVDQSNNKITSSSSATDSGYAEPVPR, via the exons atgcGGATGATACGTTTCCTACTTCCTTTCATGCTCAGCTTTTTCACCATCAAAGCTGCTGAATTCACCCTCACCTTGAACAGCTTGAACGGCCATTACTGCTTAAACTCAAGCACCTTCACCCCCAATAGCACCTATCACGCCAACCTCAATCGCGTTCTCGATGATCTCGTCAGAGACGCGGGCGCCAACCCTGATAACGGGTTCAACTTCACTTCAAGCAAAGCCAGCTCGAGCAACGCCGTCTACGGCAGCTTTATGTGCAGAGGCGATGTCTCCAAGAAAGAGTGTGCGAATTGCGTCAGGAACGCGAGAATTCGAATAACCCAGCTATGCCGGATGACAAAAGTCTCCTTCCTGTGGTACGATCAGTGCATGTTGCGCTACTCCGACATGAATTTTACCAGGAAGGTCGAGCTGGAACCTCGGTTGTTTGGATACAATGAAGAGAACATAGACCAGCCTGATGAATTCATGAAGGTACTGAATGTCACTACGGATCACGCGGCTAGAGAGGCTGCTCGGCATCCTCCTAGGATGTATGGCCATGGTCACGCCAAGTTTAGTCAGGAGAAAACGTTGTACACGTTCGCACAGTGTGTGCCTTACCTTTCCAATAACGATTGTTCGGAGTGCCTTCGCAACGCCACATCTAGCCTCTTAAGCCTCCAAGAGGGGAAAATTGGAGGCCGAGTTTTGCTTCCTAGTTGCTTTGTCAGGTTTGAGATTTACCCGTTTTACTGGAGCAGCTCAAAAG GGAAAGTGCACTTTAAGTGGAAAATATATGCTGCAGTCCTTGCCGCAGCCACAGGAGTAGCGCTACTTTTTTACATGATAGTGTGGCATATACtacgaggaagaaaaagaatcccAAGAAGGGAGAGCAAAAGTGGTATAAAAGAAGATCAGATTG TTAGGAGGCAAATTTCTGGACTCCATTCCCTGCAATTCGATCTGCAAACGATAGAAGCTGCCACAGATAACTTCTCGAACAACAACAAGTTAGGGGAAGGAGGATTTGGTCCGGTTTACAAG GGTACACTACCCAATGGTCAAGAAATTGCAGCAAAGCGTCTATCTAGGAGCTCTGGACAAGGAGTCGAAGAATTTAAGACCGAGGTTGAATTAGTAGCCAAGCTTCAGCACAGAAACCTAGTGAGGCTACTGGGATTCTCCATGGAAAGAGATGAAACAATACTAGTCTATGAATACGTGCCCAATGGGAGCCTTGATCGCTTGCTATTTG ATCCTGAGCTCAGTGGACAATTGGATTGGTCAACACGTTACAAGGTTATGGTAGGGGTGGCGCGTGGATTGCTATACCTTCATGAAGATTCTCGGCTTCGAATTATTCATCGTGATCTCAAAGCCAGCAACATTCTACTAGATGCTGACATGAACCCAAAAATCTCAGATTTTGGTTTGGCCCGAATCTTCGGCAATGATCAGACTCAAGCAAGCACAAATAGGATTGTTGGAACATA TGGCTACATGTCTCCAGAGTATCTGATGTTTGGACACTTCTCAGTAAAATCTGATGTCTTCAGCTACGGTGTGCTAATGCTAGAGATTATCACTGGCAAAAAGAACAGCCAATTCTCCGCATTATACTGCGACGAGGGCCTACTAGGCTAT GTTTGGAAGCACTGGAGCAACAGAACGTCGTCGGAAATAGCGGACCCAGTTTTGAGTAATGCTTACTCAGTGAACGAAGTGATCAGATGCATGCACATTGGCTTGCTCTGTGTGCAAGACGACACGGAAGACCGACCTACCATGGATTCGGTCGTTCTCATGTTAAACAGCGAGTCTATTAACATCCCGGTGCCTCAAAGACCTACATTCTTCTTCTCAAGCAAGAAGAACAAACCGGCACCCTCTGTTCCGAACTCAGATCTATCCACCAGCAAAGTGGACCAGTCTAATAATAAGATAACGTCGTCGTCATCTGCAACTGATAGTGGTTATGCTGAGCCTGTTCCGCGGTAG